In Comamonas koreensis, the genomic stretch GCGGCCAGATTGCCACGCACTTCATTGCCCTGCGGGATGCGCGCCAAGCAGAACGGCACGGGCTGGCCGCCAATGATCAGCACGCGCTTGTCGCCCTTGGTGATTTCAGGCAGGTACTTTTGCACCATCACGCTCTGGGCACCGTCCAGGTTCAAGGTTTCGATGATGCTGCCCAGGTTCATGCCATCGGCACCGACGCGGAAGATGCCCATGCCGCCCATGCCGTCCAGGGGCTTCAAGATGATGTCCTTGTGCTCGGCGTGGAAGTCGAGGATATCTTGCGCGCTGCGGGTGACCAGGGTCACGGGCGCGTATTCGGCAAATTCCATCACGGCCAGCTTTTCGGGGTGGTCGCGCAAGGCGGCGGGCTTGTTGAAGACCTTGGCGCCTTCGCGCTCGGCCTGGCCGAGCAGGTGCGTGGCGTAGAAGTACTCGCTGTCGAAGGGCGGATCCTTGCGCATGACGATGGCGTCGAATTCGGCCAGCTCGGCCCGGCGGCCAGATGCTTCGTCAAACCAGCGCGTCTCGTCACCGGTCAGCACAATGTCGCGCACCTGGGCCGAGACCTTCTCGCCGCTGATCCAGCGGATGTGCCGCGGCTCGCAGACGGTGATGCGGTGGCCGCGCGCCTGGGCGCTGCGCATCATCGCGAAGGTACTGTCCTTGTAGATCTTGAAGGACTCAATCGGATCGGCAACAAAGAGGATATGCATGGTGTGGGTCGGCGGCCTGGGGGCCGCCCTGTGTATTCAATGGCCTTGCCTGCCCACCAGAGGGCCACGCAAGCAGAAACGAACAGAACTGGGCGCGCTCAAGCCGAGCGGCGCTTGCCGTAATGTTGCACAAAAAGCGCAAGGCTGCCTGCGGCCACGCCCCAAAAGGCCGATCCCACTCCGGCTATTGTTACGCCGCTCACCGCCACCAGGAAGGTGATCAGCGCCGCTTCGCGGTACTGCTCGCCTTGCAAGGCCGTGTGCAGCCCGCCCCCGATGGTGCCCAGCAGGGCAATGCCGGCGATCGCCACCACCAGCTCATGCGGGAATGCGGTCAGCAGTCCCGCAATGACGACCCCGAACCAGCCAATCAGCACATAGATGACACCGCAGACCACAGCGGCGGCATAGCGCCTGGCCTTGTCGGGGTGGGATTCCGGCCCCATGCAGATGGCGGCGGTGATGGCCGCCAGGTTGATGCCAAAGGCGCCAAAGGGTGCCAGCAGCAAGGTGGCCAGGCCCGTCATCGTGATCAGCTTGGAGATAGGCAGGTCATAGCCCGAGCCCCGGATGATGGCCACGCCCGGCAGGTTCTGCGAGGCCATCGTAACCACAAACAGCGGCAGCGCCAGGCTGATGGCGGCCTGCCAGCTGAAGCTGGGCATGGTGAACACCGGCATCGTCAGGCCCGGCTGCACGGCAGACCACTGGATCTTGTGCTGCAGCAGCGCCACCACAATGCCGACTGCCAAGGTGAGCATGACCGCATAGCGCGGCAGCAGGCGCCGGCCCAGCAGGTAGGTGACCAGCATGGCCACCACCAGCCAGGTATTGGTCTGCGCGGCGGCAAAGGCATCCAGGCCAAAGCGGGTCAGCACGCCCGCCAGCAAGGCCGAGGCAATCGCAATCGGGATGCGGTTCATCAGCCGCTCAAACCAGCCCGTCATGCCTACCAGCGCAATCAATACCGCACTGATGATGAAGGCGCCAATGGCATCACCCATGCCAAACGCCCCGGTGGCGCCGGCCGTGGCCAGCACCGCGGCCCCGGGCGTGGACCAGGCCACGACCACCGGCTTGCGCAGCAAGATGCTGGGCACCCAGCAGCACAGACCGACACCGATGCCCAGCGACCAGACCCAGGACGAGACCTGCGCCGGCGTGGCGCCAAAGCTTTGCGCCGCCTGGAACACAATCGCAATGGAGCTGGTCAGGCCCACCAGCACCGTGACAAAGCCTGCGATGAGCGCCGATGCGCTCATGTCCTTGAAAAACCGCATACACCCTTTCGCGCCGCCAAGGTGTTCGCTGGCCCGGGGTGCGCGCAGCGGGTGAGCAGCCCTGGCTGGTTAAATTTCGAGTTTCGAGCCCAGCTCCACCACGCTGTTGCTCGGCAGCAGCAGGAACTCTGCCGCACCTGCTGCATTGTGGTGCATCTGGGCAAACAACTTCTGCCGCCAAGGTGCCATGCCAGCGCTGGTCTTGTCCGTGGGCACAAACACATCGCGCGAGAGGAAGTAGCTGGTCACCATCTGCCCGGTATCGCAGCCATGGCCGCGCAGTTGGTGCAGCGCATTGGGCACATCCACATCGTTCTTGAAGCCGTAGTTCAGCTGCACGCGCCAGCAGTCGCCGCCCAGCGGCTCGATCACCGCGCGCTTTTCCAGGCCGATCCAGGGCACCTCGTGGTAGACGATGTTGACGAACATGTTCTGCTCATGCAGCACCTTGTTGTGCTTGAGGTTGTGCAGCAAGGCCGTGGGCACCACATGGGCGTCAGACGTCATAAACACCGCCGTGCCCGGCACCCGCGTGGGCGGCGCCTGCAGCACCATCTGCAGGAAGGACTGCAGGTCGATGCCATCGGCATGCAGCTTTTGGTAGACCAGCTCACGCCCGCGCTTCCAGGTCATCATCACGACAAACAGGCACAGACCGATGGCCAGCGGGAACCAGCCGCCATCGAACAGCTTGAGCAGATTGGAGGCAAAGAAAGTGATGTCTATACAGAAGAAGAACACCGTCGGCGCCAGCGCCATCCACAGCGCATATTTCCAGCCATAGCGCAATACAAAGAAGGTGAGCACCGTGGTGATGGTCATGTCCAGGGTCACCGCAATCCCGTAGGCCGCCGCCATATTGCTGCTGGATTTGAACAGGATCACTGCCAGCACAATGGTCAGGAACAGGCTCCAGTTCACAAAGGGGATGTAGATCTGCCCCGTGTCACGCACGCTGGTGTGCAGGATCTGGATGCGCGGCAGGTAACCGAGCTGGATGACCTGCTTGGTGACGCTGAACGCGCCGGTGATCAGCGCCTGCGATGCGATCACCGTCGCCATCGTCGCGAGCAGCACCAGGGGCAGCAGCGCCCAGCCGGGCGCCAGCATGAAGAAGGGGTTCTTCACTGCCTCGGCGTTCTCCAGCACCAGCGCGCCCTGGCCAAAGTAATTGAGCACCAGGGACGGCATGGCTACACTGAACCATGCCAGGCGAATCGGCTTGCGGCCAAAATGGCCCATGTCGGCATACAAGGCCTCCGCCCCGGTCACGCAGAGCACCACGGCGCCCAGAATGATGAAGCTGATGCCCGGATGCCGGCCGATAAAGCCCAGCGCATGGTGCGGGCTGAGCGCCCACAGCACCTGCGGGTGGTCCACAATGTTCCAGACGCCCAAGGCGGCAATGCAGATGAACCAGACCACCATGATGGGCCCGAAGAACTTGCCGATGCCCGCCGTGCCCCGCTTTTGCACCCAAAACAGCAGCAGCAAGACCACCAAGGTGAGCGGAATCACCCAGGACTTGAAGCCGGGCGAGACCACCTCCAGGCCTTCGACGGCCGAGAGCACCGAGATCGCAGGCGTGATCACGCCATCGCCGTAGAACAGGCAGGTGCCAAAGATGCCGACCAGCATCAGCACCGAGCGCAGCTTGGGCTTGTCCTTGACCGCTTGCGAGGCCAGTGCCAGCATCGCAATCAGCCCGCCCTCGCCGTTGTTGTCCGCCCGCAGCACCAGGACCACATATTTGAGCGAGACGATCAGCGTCAAGGTCCAGAACAGGATGGACAGCACGCCATAGACGTTGTCGTGGGTGAAAGGCACATGGCCTGAGCCAAACACCTCTTTGAGCGAATACAGCACGCTGGTGCCAATATCGCCATACACCACCCCGATGGCGCCTAGGGTCAGCGCGGGCAGTGCGGATTTATTGTTGTGTTGCACATCAAGCCTTTGTGCCATGCCGCATCAGGCATGCTTGTAGTGGATTGGTTTGCATTGTGCGCCTGTTGTTGCGCCCGCAGTGAAGCCGCGCATCCGGACAAGCCCGAATGGCGGATCAGGAGCGGGCGGCAATCAGAGGTTGTAGGAAGGCCGCAAACGGCTCAGTCGTAGATTTCGGCGTCCGGATCGGTCGCCTCGAGCTCATAGCTGGCCGCCAGCATCGCCAGCCGCGCCACCACGCCATACATATAGAAGCGGTTGGGTGCGCTGGCCCCCACCGAATCGCCCGGCGAGATGCCGTGCTCAAACGACAGCGGGATGAAATGCGCGCCGGGCACATTGAGGTTGTCCTCCGCGCCCTTGTCCGAGTGGGCGCGGTAGTAGCCGCCCACCACATAGCGGTCAATCATGTAGACCACCGGCTCGGCCGCTTCCTTGTCCATGCGCTCGACGGTCTGCACACCCTCCTGGATGATCATGTCGTGCACCTGCTGGCCGTCCTTGACCAGCGACATCTGGTTCTTGGTCTTGACCGACAGCTGCC encodes the following:
- the gshB gene encoding glutathione synthase — translated: MHILFVADPIESFKIYKDSTFAMMRSAQARGHRITVCEPRHIRWISGEKVSAQVRDIVLTGDETRWFDEASGRRAELAEFDAIVMRKDPPFDSEYFYATHLLGQAEREGAKVFNKPAALRDHPEKLAVMEFAEYAPVTLVTRSAQDILDFHAEHKDIILKPLDGMGGMGIFRVGADGMNLGSIIETLNLDGAQSVMVQKYLPEITKGDKRVLIIGGQPVPFCLARIPQGNEVRGNLAAGGKGVAQALEPEDRAIAEHIGARLAPRGLLLIGLDIIGHRITEINVTSPTCFQEIEQQAGFPVGDMFIEALEKAVAGAV
- a CDS encoding benzoate/H(+) symporter BenE family transporter translates to MRFFKDMSASALIAGFVTVLVGLTSSIAIVFQAAQSFGATPAQVSSWVWSLGIGVGLCCWVPSILLRKPVVVAWSTPGAAVLATAGATGAFGMGDAIGAFIISAVLIALVGMTGWFERLMNRIPIAIASALLAGVLTRFGLDAFAAAQTNTWLVVAMLVTYLLGRRLLPRYAVMLTLAVGIVVALLQHKIQWSAVQPGLTMPVFTMPSFSWQAAISLALPLFVVTMASQNLPGVAIIRGSGYDLPISKLITMTGLATLLLAPFGAFGINLAAITAAICMGPESHPDKARRYAAAVVCGVIYVLIGWFGVVIAGLLTAFPHELVVAIAGIALLGTIGGGLHTALQGEQYREAALITFLVAVSGVTIAGVGSAFWGVAAGSLALFVQHYGKRRSA
- a CDS encoding potassium transporter Kup: MQHNNKSALPALTLGAIGVVYGDIGTSVLYSLKEVFGSGHVPFTHDNVYGVLSILFWTLTLIVSLKYVVLVLRADNNGEGGLIAMLALASQAVKDKPKLRSVLMLVGIFGTCLFYGDGVITPAISVLSAVEGLEVVSPGFKSWVIPLTLVVLLLLFWVQKRGTAGIGKFFGPIMVVWFICIAALGVWNIVDHPQVLWALSPHHALGFIGRHPGISFIILGAVVLCVTGAEALYADMGHFGRKPIRLAWFSVAMPSLVLNYFGQGALVLENAEAVKNPFFMLAPGWALLPLVLLATMATVIASQALITGAFSVTKQVIQLGYLPRIQILHTSVRDTGQIYIPFVNWSLFLTIVLAVILFKSSSNMAAAYGIAVTLDMTITTVLTFFVLRYGWKYALWMALAPTVFFFCIDITFFASNLLKLFDGGWFPLAIGLCLFVVMMTWKRGRELVYQKLHADGIDLQSFLQMVLQAPPTRVPGTAVFMTSDAHVVPTALLHNLKHNKVLHEQNMFVNIVYHEVPWIGLEKRAVIEPLGGDCWRVQLNYGFKNDVDVPNALHQLRGHGCDTGQMVTSYFLSRDVFVPTDKTSAGMAPWRQKLFAQMHHNAAGAAEFLLLPSNSVVELGSKLEI